The Stieleria maiorica genome includes the window GTCGGTCATGGCAGAACAGCTCCCGAGCAGAAGAAAATGGAGAAGAAGAACCCGCAGAGTGCGGTCAGCGCAACTAAACCCCGACCAGACAGAGAAGTTTCGAAGGATCAGCGTCGTCCCGCCCCGCAACCGGGGACAGACCCCGGCGAAATGCTCGCAAAGCTCCGGTGGGGACAGACCCCAGGAGGATCACGATCCGGGGACAGACCCCGGCGGAGCGGGGACAGACCCCGGGCGAATGCTGACCCCGGGCGAATGCTTGCAACGCCCTGAATCGGGGACAGACCCCGCGAGAATTGCTAGCTGAATGTGCCCACGGATGGCAAAGCGTACCCACGGATAGGTCGCGGCAGGGGATCCGTGGGTACGCCCTGCCATCCGTGGGTTCTCTCTCCGTCAGCCGAATCCCTTAGGGACAGGTCCCGATCCCGTGGGGACAGACCCCGATCCGTTGGGGACAGACCCCGGCGGAATGCTGACCCCGGCGGAATGCTCAGTCGGGGACAGACCCCGAGGCAAGCGGGGACAGACCCCGGTGGAGTGGGGCGGAGGATTCTCGGCTTCGGGGGTCGCGTGTCGGGGATTGGCGGTCAAAAACCATTCCAAAGGTCGTGAATTGCACTCTGCTGCTGATCCGGTGGTTCGTAGAATGTTTGGGCAATGAAGAAACCTGACTCCCAATCCCTGCCTGATTCTCACGCCCCGACCGGCGGAATCGAAGCCTCCTCACCCACCGTTACTCCCCCCGCACCTCTCAAGATCTCACTGATGAAACGTATCGCCCTGTTTGCCGTTTGTTGTGCCGTTGTCGCCGCGTTGACTTTGCGACCGGCCGAAGCCGAACCCTCGCTCGGGATCGGATCGAAAGCTCCCGCATTGGACATCGAGCACTATTTCCACGAAGACGACACGCGTGTGTCCGAATTCAAAGCGGGCAATGTCTACGTCGTCGAATTCTGGGCCACTTGGTGTGGACCCTGCATCGCCAGCATGCCGCACCTGGCCGAGTTGCAAACCAAACATCGCAATGACGGCGTCCAAATCATCAGTATTTCGGATGAGACGGTCGATGAAGTCGAAGCTTTGCTGGCAAAACCCTATCCCGGCAAAGACGTCTCGTTCGCCGAAGTCACCCTGCCGTACACGCTGACGACCGACCCTGACGGATCGACCCAACGCGATTACATGGAAGCCGCCGGCCAGAACGGCATCCCGACGTCATTCCTGGTCGGCAAGACGGGTATCATCGAATGGATCGGCCACCCGGGTGAACTGGAAGAGCCGCTGGGGGCCGTTCTGAACGACAGCTGGGACCGCGAAGCCTTTAAAGCGGAAATCGAACGCGAGCAAAAGTTCCAGGAAATCCTTCAAGGGCTGGATCAACTCGCCGGTCGTGGACGGTTCGACGAGGCCAGCAAAATGCTCGCCGACCAAATCGCCGAGACCGACGACGCGGACTTGAAAGAACGGCTGACCACGGTTCAACGCGTCGTCCAGCCGCAATTCAACTTCCTGTCCGGCAATCCGACCGAAGCCGACTTTGCGTTCTATCGAGAGGAACGCAAGGCGACCGAGGGGAATCCCCAAGCGTTGTTCCGCCACGCGATGACGCTTTACAACATCGTTCAAAACGGTGGAAAGATCGGACCGCTCGGCGGCGAAGTGATCGAAGCGCTGCGAAAGGAAATGGAAAACATCGAAGACGACGGCAAGGTCGCGATGCTGGAACTGATCGCGCGGTTGCATGCGGTCGAGGAGCGTTGGGACGAAGCCATCAAAGCCGCCGAACAAGGCGTGGAGCTTGCCGACGGGGTTTCGCGAAGCCAAAAGCAACGCATGTCGCTGTTGTTGGAGGATTTGAAGTCCAACCTGGAACAGGAATCGGACGGCGATTCAAAGAGCGATTCGGAAGAACCCGCAACCGAAGAGTGAATCGTTGACCGCTGAGCCAACTCCACCGCATCCGCCTTCCCAACGCCCGCTCCTGGCCTGGATGCAACTGGTTCGTCTGCCCAACGTGTTCACGGTGTTG containing:
- a CDS encoding TlpA disulfide reductase family protein, which produces MKRIALFAVCCAVVAALTLRPAEAEPSLGIGSKAPALDIEHYFHEDDTRVSEFKAGNVYVVEFWATWCGPCIASMPHLAELQTKHRNDGVQIISISDETVDEVEALLAKPYPGKDVSFAEVTLPYTLTTDPDGSTQRDYMEAAGQNGIPTSFLVGKTGIIEWIGHPGELEEPLGAVLNDSWDREAFKAEIEREQKFQEILQGLDQLAGRGRFDEASKMLADQIAETDDADLKERLTTVQRVVQPQFNFLSGNPTEADFAFYREERKATEGNPQALFRHAMTLYNIVQNGGKIGPLGGEVIEALRKEMENIEDDGKVAMLELIARLHAVEERWDEAIKAAEQGVELADGVSRSQKQRMSLLLEDLKSNLEQESDGDSKSDSEEPATEE